GGCCGAGGACCCGGACCAAGTTCGGTATCCAATGACCTTGCGATGAGTCGGGAAGTCACCCCAGGTCGTGACCGGCACTGCAGGGTCACGCACCATGTCGTGTGTAACTGAGCCCATCAGAATACCGGTGTCAGCGGTGTTCACGACCTGAGTACTGCCGTTCACGCCTCTTGTCCAGACCCGTCGGATACCCTGGCGCCAGGTCTGGGTGACCCATTGTGCGTTCTCATTGCAGTGCTCAACCTCGGGCCACGGCTCAACCCACTGAACTACGGACAGACAGGCAAGCTCAGCCAACCGGCCGAACTCGGTCTCAACCTTGACGACCTTGAAGGCGTTGCTCGTTGAAGTCTCAAGCACAGTCCCGATACCGGCAAGGCGAGCGACCGCGGCATCAAGGTCTTCGTCGTAGAAGAGCATTACCAGGAATTGGCCTCTTGCTTCCGGCTTTTGACTTCTCGCCTGTCTCAGCTCCGGACTGAGCTTATATGCCGGCTCGTACTGACCGACCCAGTTGACGAACTCAAGCGCCTCAATCGCCTGGCGCTGGTCCGGGTTCATCCGACCGATGAAGGCGTTGAAAGGCACGTACTGAATAACTTTGCAGCCGTACGATTCAAGCACTCTAGTCATGTATTCATACACCGGCCCCTTTAGATGAACGAGCCAGTAGTCTGACTCGGCGGACAGTTCGGCCGGCAGCTCGGGAACGCCGGCCAGAGGGTCGAACCGATAACCGGCAATCGCTACCGAGTCGTACTCGGGCAGTGCTGCCGGTTCAAACGAACCCGTACGAACCAACGGCACCACCGGACTCGAAAGACCGACAACAAAGAGCAGAAACAGTGACAGCAACGGCTTCATCAGTGCCTCCTCATGGCAATATTGCTTTCATTCCTACATTACCGGCTGGACTGGATTCAGTCCGGCAGCCTACACGGGCAGTCTAGCCGGATGTCAACCGGAGTCAAGCCAACCCGGTCAGTTGTCTCCACGCCGCAGCCGGCGACGGGCAAATTCGTGCTCGCGCCAAGTCCGGGAGAAAATGTGCGTGCCGTCGCCTCTAGACAGGAAATACAGAAAGTCGGTTGTCTCTGGTCTAAGTACCGCGACAAGCGCGTTGCGACCCGGATTGCAGATTGGCCCGGGCGGCAGACCGGGACGCAGGTAGGTGTTGTACGGCGACTCAATCCGAGTGTCTTCAATAGTAAGCCGGTCCTTGTGTACCGGAAGGACATACTCGACCGTGGCGCAGGATTGGAGTGGAATACCCTTTCTAAGCCGGTTCAGAAATACACCGGCAATCCTCGGCGCTTCCTCCGGCCTGACTGCTTCCCGCTCGACAATTGAGGCAAGAATCAGCACCTCGGCGATTTCGGGCTTCTTACTTCGCGCCCTGGACTGAGCAAATTCTCGGTCGCTCTGCGGAGCCTGCGTCTGTGCTGCTCGGTCTGTCAATCCCTCGAAGACCTCGAAGAACCGACAGACCATACGTCGTATGACGACGGCGGGCTCGGACCCAATTTCGAACTCGTAGGTATCCGGGTAAAGGTACCCCTCAGCCGTGGCCAGGCTGATGCCAAGGCTGTCAAGGAGTGTGCGGCTTTGGCAGGCGTCAAGAAAATCAGAAGCAGGACAGACGCCATGTTCTTCGAGCAAGTCGGCAATCCGGCGCATCGTGTAGCCTTCCGGAATGGTAATTCGGACCGCAGCGTGGCCGGGCCGGGTCATTTGCCAGAGCACAACAAGTTCTTCGCTGTGCGGTGCGAAATCGTATCTGCCCTGCCGGAGTCTCCGGTCGAAACAAAGAAGCCGGGCCAGGAACCGGAACTCTGCCGGGTTGTCAATGACCCGATGCTGATGCAGGGTTTCAGCAATTGCACGGGTGGAAAGACCCTTCGGGATGAAGACCCTGACCTTCCTGCCCGACGAGGAGCAGCCGAACAAGGACAGCACCAGGCAGCAGAAACCGAGAACAGCAGACAAAGCGGCAAGACCGCTTGGAGCGCGGGGCTGATGCTTCACCATTGTCCTGTGCTTCCGGTCATGCCCTCTTGTCTGCCGGGCTGAGCCCCGGCATCAGACTCCGGTTTTGCTGAGCTGTCCGGTAAGTCCCTGTCCAGACTTCGCCCCCGCGAATTGATCCCCCTAGTCGGAGTGCGGTTTGCAAGGTACTTCTCAAGAATCAGCGTAGCCGCAATACGGTTTGCGGCCAGCTTGTCTTTCCTTGACCGGCCCACCGAACGGGGCCTTGTGCCAGCAGTCT
The window above is part of the candidate division WOR-3 bacterium genome. Proteins encoded here:
- the mltG gene encoding endolytic transglycosylase MltG translates to MLSLFGCSSSGRKVRVFIPKGLSTRAIAETLHQHRVIDNPAEFRFLARLLCFDRRLRQGRYDFAPHSEELVVLWQMTRPGHAAVRITIPEGYTMRRIADLLEEHGVCPASDFLDACQSRTLLDSLGISLATAEGYLYPDTYEFEIGSEPAVVIRRMVCRFFEVFEGLTDRAAQTQAPQSDREFAQSRARSKKPEIAEVLILASIVEREAVRPEEAPRIAGVFLNRLRKGIPLQSCATVEYVLPVHKDRLTIEDTRIESPYNTYLRPGLPPGPICNPGRNALVAVLRPETTDFLYFLSRGDGTHIFSRTWREHEFARRRLRRGDN